TCGAGCTGGGCGACATGGGCGGCGCGGCCCAGGCCTACGCCCAGATCCTGCAGGCCGATCCGCAGAACGTGAAGGCGCTGGGCGGCCTCGCCCGCCTCTACCAGCAGTCGGGCGACCTGGAGCGCGCCCGCGAGGTGCTGGAGATGGCCCCCGAGGGCGCCAAGGACCCCGACCTCGACGCCGTCCGCGCCGCCCTGGCCCTGGCCGAGGAGGCCCCGTCCGAAACCGCCGAGTTCGAGCAGCGCCTGGCCGCCGACCCCGACGATCACGAGGCGCGCTTCGAGTTCGCCAAGGCGCTGGCCGGCTCGGGCCGGATGATGGAGGCCGTGGACGAGCTGATCGAGATCGTCCGCCGCGACCGCGCCTGGAACGACGAGGCCGCCCGCAAGCAGCTCCTCACCATCTTCGAGGCCGCGGGTCCGACCTCGGAGGTCGCCAAGCAGGGCCGGCGCAAGCTCTCCTCCCTGCTGTTCAGCTAGGGAGGCGGGCGCCATGGCCGCCTATCGCAGAGCCGCCGACCTGCCGCAGGTGATTCCGGTCTTTCCCCTGGACGGCGCATTGCTGCTGCCGGGCG
The Phenylobacterium zucineum HLK1 genome window above contains:
- a CDS encoding thioredoxin family protein translates to MTLIGETGGAPTGDVNKAEIIKDGTDASFMADVVEASKTTPVIVDFWATWCGPCRQLGPALEKAVTAAKGAVKLVKVDIDRNPAFAGQLRVQSIPAVFAFVDGRPVDGFMGALPESQVKQFVDRLAKQGGGDPIEQMLEMARESLELGDMGGAAQAYAQILQADPQNVKALGGLARLYQQSGDLERAREVLEMAPEGAKDPDLDAVRAALALAEEAPSETAEFEQRLAADPDDHEARFEFAKALAGSGRMMEAVDELIEIVRRDRAWNDEAARKQLLTIFEAAGPTSEVAKQGRRKLSSLLFS